From Nitrospira sp., the proteins below share one genomic window:
- a CDS encoding glycosyltransferase family 2 protein, whose translation MRVPGLVTIMVPVLNGELFLPLALDSLLAQDYPKFEIVILDNQSTDRTAEICREYERRDARVKYVLDTVNRISHDAANHLATFMTGEFCMIACDDDLWAPNFLSVLVTYLQRHPDVGLVFPNACYVDVEGNRGAQRLLARRHLYTKDDSPFLNVWRYLGQRRVVPTIFGVYRSEAYLAALPFDTFDETIADVDNLFLIKLMVQSKVHTIDEILFFYRNKYRGYDPSLASGSPKGQSVFLAWWFFTQHQWRFVHKIVRVVNESRLNGTVKYALRVRTYYTFLIAITVLRVRALVGRLLVLLRLREGPPVKKDIHFEKRSTALRAAGYDPVGSNVSGKDLSRHEQ comes from the coding sequence ATGAGGGTGCCAGGTCTTGTCACAATTATGGTGCCGGTGCTTAACGGGGAACTTTTTCTGCCCTTGGCACTGGACTCATTGCTGGCCCAAGACTATCCGAAGTTCGAAATCGTGATTCTCGACAACCAATCGACCGATCGAACGGCGGAAATTTGTCGCGAGTACGAACGCCGCGATGCGCGGGTGAAGTATGTGCTGGATACGGTCAATCGTATTTCTCACGATGCCGCCAACCATCTTGCGACGTTCATGACGGGTGAATTCTGCATGATCGCATGTGATGACGATCTCTGGGCACCGAATTTTCTCAGTGTTCTTGTGACGTATCTTCAGCGGCATCCCGATGTTGGGTTGGTGTTTCCCAATGCCTGCTATGTGGATGTGGAGGGGAACCGAGGTGCGCAGCGGCTGCTGGCAAGGCGACACCTTTATACGAAAGATGATTCTCCGTTTCTGAATGTGTGGCGCTATCTCGGGCAACGCCGAGTGGTTCCGACGATCTTCGGTGTTTATCGGAGCGAAGCGTACTTGGCGGCTCTGCCGTTCGATACCTTTGACGAAACGATCGCCGATGTGGATAACTTGTTCCTCATTAAGCTCATGGTGCAGAGCAAGGTGCACACGATCGACGAGATTCTATTCTTCTATCGCAACAAGTATCGAGGGTATGACCCTTCTCTGGCGAGCGGGAGCCCCAAAGGACAATCTGTGTTCCTCGCATGGTGGTTCTTTACTCAGCATCAATGGCGTTTCGTCCACAAGATTGTCCGGGTGGTGAATGAGTCTCGATTGAATGGGACCGTGAAATACGCCTTGCGGGTACGGACGTACTACACGTTCCTGATCGCCATCACCGTTCTTCGCGTGCGTGCATTGGTCGGCCGGCTCCTGGTACTGCTTCGGTTGAGAGAGGGGCCGCCGGTAAAGAAGGACATTCATTTTGAAAAACGATCCACGGCTCTTCGTGCGGCAGGATATGATCCGGTCGGAAGTAATGTTTCCGGTAAAGATCTTTCAAGGCACGAACAGTAG